In Apium graveolens cultivar Ventura chromosome 10, ASM990537v1, whole genome shotgun sequence, the following are encoded in one genomic region:
- the LOC141691388 gene encoding protein FAR1-RELATED SEQUENCE 5-like yields MPFIPITGVNHHYQNILFGFALIRDEKETSYRWVLKTWLESVDNKPPITIITDQDIALSNAIAEVMPNTNHTYCTWHISSKFPEKLSSLYTQYSEFKTDFNACIYKSLSPTKFEGRWEDLKEKYDLKNHNWLNDMYAIRRQWVFAFTKQYFAAGMTTTSRSDSMNSFFDEYVKASTGLKEFIENS; encoded by the coding sequence ATGCCTTTTATTCCAATTACGGGAGTGAATCACCACTACCAAAATATTTTGTTTGGATTTGCACTTATAAGGGACGAGAAAGAGACTTCTTATAGATGGGTTTTGAAGACTTGGTTGGAATCGGTCGATAATAAGCCACCTATTACCATTATTACAGATCAAGACATCGCTTTAAGTAATGCCATTGCCGAGGTTATGCCTAACACCAACCATACATATTGTACGTGGCATATTAGTAGCAAGTTTCCCGAGAAACTATCTAGTTTGTATACTCAATACTCGGAGTTCAAGACGGATTTTAATGCATGTATCTACAAGTCATTGTCACCAACAAAATTTGAAGGTAGGTGGGAGGATTTGAAAGAGAAATATGATCTTAAAAATCACAATTGGCTAAATGATATGTATGCAATTAGACGACAATGGGTTTTTGCTTTCACGAAACAATATTTTGCCGCCGGTATGACCACCACCTCAAGGAGCGATTCTATGAATTCATTTTTTGATGAGTATGTGAAAGCGTCAACCGGTTtgaaagaattcattgagaattCATAA
- the LOC141692924 gene encoding uncharacterized protein LOC141692924: MRIDTNIDTTTVDDVNIISSNSHPLYLHNNDQPGMILISKKLVGSENYASWKRSIQRALSANNKLVTGEFKAPAESSPLFSHWKRVNNMIITWILNTVLDEISSSMHYLDSASDVWNELSERFAAVSGHKIYEVQKDLFKLEQGNESVEIYFHKLKGFWDELRALEPVVKCTCGATKEWESQIEKTRLIQFLMGLHSSYTAARDHLLMMNPWPTVNQAYMLIKQEEKQRQVHGSSTPVAMMVDGGSSLPKPTNVSSRFQSGFQRNLNLTDKNASTPLECTYCHGRNHTKERCFKLIGYPNDHPYNPNNKGKKRFIKSGQVPHFNSGSTSGYQKSGNAMQVSNCHSPTFGPTSTVVVPPNWHS, from the coding sequence ATGCGTATCGATACAAATATAGATACAACTACTGTTGATGATGTTAATATTATAAGTTCCAATTCGCATCCTCTTTATCTTCATAATAATGATCAACCTGGAATGATTTTGATCTCTAAGAAACTTGTTGGATCTGAGAATTATGCTAGTTGGAAACGATCTATACAAAGAGCACTATCTGCTAATAATAAGCTTGTAACTGGAGAATTTAAGGCACCAGCTGAATCTTCACCTTTATTTTCTCATTGGAAACGTGTAAATAACATGATAATTACTTGGATTCTTAACACTGTTTTGGATGAAATCAGTAGTAGTATGCATTACCTAGACAGTGCTTCTGATGTTTGGAATGAGTTGAGTGAGAGGTTTGCAGCTGTGAGTGGACATAAGATTTATGAAGTTCAGAAAGATCTTTTTAAGCTTGAACAAGGGAATGAATCAGTTGAGATCTATTTTCACAAACTAAAAGGATTTTGGGATGAATTGAGGGCACTAGAACCTGTAGTTAAGTGCACTTGTGGAGCAACCAAGGAATGGGAGTCTCAAATAGAGAAGACTAGGCTTATTCAGTTTTTGATGGGCTTGCATAGTAGTTATACTGCAGCTCGAGACCATCTTCTTATGATGAATCCTTGGCCAACTGTTAATCAAGCTTATATGCTTATTAAGCAAGAAGAAAAGCAGAGACAAGTTCATGGTTCAAGTACTCCAGTAGCAATGATGGTTGATGGTGGTTCAAGTCTTCCTAAGCCTACTAATGTGTCTTCTAGATTTCAGAGTGGATTTCAAAGAAATTTGAATTTGACTGATAAAAATGCTAGCACACCTTTAGAATGTACATATTGTCATGGAAGGAATCATACTAAGGAAAGATGTTTCAAGCTGATTGGATATCCCAATGATCATCCATATAATCCAAACAATAAGGGCAAGAAAAGATTTATCAAATCTGGTCAAGTTCCACACTTCAATTCTGGTTCAACATCTGGTTAtcagaaatctggaaatgcaatGCAAGTTTCTAATTGTCATTCTCCTACTTTTGGACCAACTTCTACAGTGGTTGTGCCTCCTAATTGGCATTCTTAG
- the LOC141690136 gene encoding putative nucleoredoxin 1 isoform X2, with amino-acid sequence MIPGLKIGPLNELSGGFMRIRYNSSVKAACSGSYNFPNQFFCLAIQTKEYPKSSFCKVKVARKKGSGLYPLMSRTSYVKKRMEIETQDEEGFSDVKEGDIINLSDLIFSEDRDYLVRYNGQQVKAEELVGKAVLVYFLPVSHDLDFYQENWITYLIDIYNDLLPKNDFEVILVAVDDPSVPATPCCSPTEPYKVFESIFSRVPWTAIPFSNLASRKRIARRFGISEIGFVYSTSVLLDAKGMVLKCDYCWLFGQYGTLGFPFTDERIKFLDSEDDAAINQPSLEALLGSSERDYLITNKGDKVPIHTLKNKVVALYFYEDGLNHNGQSSLADEKLRNKLEMAYKELAKNKEQFEVVLLYLYDTCGTVNCTTEESFWKIFKTMPWLALPFKDPNHKKLIRIFGYPNMLDDGEEAPTLVILGPNGEFVDPCGADILMDFGTPTYPFTRKKLAKLETEKAKELKLEMLWDPNTIFRVNKDGLEIPLSQFFGKRLMIYFEMHKYYQHCEMLGMMKDLYLNMKGTEDEFEVIYIKDPTSYDEPDVSYLVHDYGELPWPVHYYDEGYSLPKELEHSVLNYHYYNPTMTFRRCLLIAFDRDGSIVRKTFQPTFDDKVFPFYAGGLEKEFLYQLNICFGWNYWNHLSKKKNPIYKRAQ; translated from the exons ATGATTCCTGGTCTAAAAATTGGACCTTTGAATGAATTATCTGGAGGGTTTATGCGGATCAGATATAATTCTTCAGTCAAGGCTGCTTGCAGTGGGAGCTATAACTTTCCAAACCAGTTTTTCTGTTTAGCAATTCAAACAAAAG AATACCCTAAGAGTAGTTTCTGCAAAGTAAAGGTGGCAAGAAAGAAAGGATCTGGGCTCTATCCATTGATGTCAAGAACAAGTTATGTTAAAAAAAGGATGGAGATAGAGACACAGGATGAGGAAGGGTTTTCAGACGTTAAAGAAGGAGATATTATTAACTTATCGGACCTTATTTTTTCTGAAGATAGGGATTATCTCGTCAGATATAATGGCCAGCAG GTAAAAGCTGAGGAGTTGGTAGGAAAGGCTGTACTTGTATATTTCTTACCAGTCTCCCATGACCTTGATTTTTATCAGGAAAATTGGATAACATACTTGATAGACATCTACAACGATTTACTGCCTAAAAATGACTTTGAAGTCATCCTTGTCGCTGTTGATGATCCATCTGTTCCTGCTACCCCGTGCTGTAGTCCAACCGAACCTTACAAGGTTTTTGAATCTATTTTTTCTCGAGTGCCATGGACTGCAATACCATTTTCAAACTTAGCATCCCGAAAGCGTATAGCAAGAAGATTTGGCATATCAGAAATTGGATTTGTTTACAGTACCTCGGTTTTACTTGATGCAAAAGGTATGGTCCTGAAATGTGATTATTGTTGGCTATTTGGACAATACGGTACCCTAGGTTTTCCATTCACCGATGAAAGAATAAAATTCCTGGATTCTGAAGATGATGCAGCCATTAACCAACCCTCTTTGGAAGCACTCCTCGGCTCTAGTGAACGTGATTATCTCATTACAAACAAAGGGGACAAG GTACCTATTCACACTCTAAAAAACAAGGTGGTAGCCTTATATTTCTATGAAGATGGTTTAAATCATAATGGACAGTCAAGTTTAGCAGATGAGAAACTCAGAAATAAACTTGAGATGGCTTATAAGGAGTTGGCCAAAAATAAGGAACAGTTTGAGGTCGTACTTCTTTACCTTTATGACACTTGTGGTACTGTTAATTGTACTACCGAAGAATCATTCTGGAAAATATTTAAGACTATGCCTTGGTTGGCTCTCCCGTTCAAAGACCCGAATCATAAGAAGTTGATACGGATTTTTGGTTATCCAAATATGTTGGATGATGGGGAAGAAGCCCCTACACTTgttatcttaggccctaatggAGAATTTGTAGATCCGTGTGGAGCTGACATCTTGATGGACTTTGGAACTCCAACATACCCATTCACTCGGAAAAAACTTGCCAAGTTAGAGACTGAAAAAGCAAAGGAACTGAAGTTGGAGATGCTCTGGGATCCAAACACGATTTTTAGAGTCAACAAAGATGGGTTGGAG ATTCCGTTATCTCAATTTTTCGGGAAGAGGCTCATGATATATTTTGAGATGCACAAGTACTATCAACATTGTGAAATGCTCGGGATGATGAAGGACCTATATCTCAATATGAAAGGTACAGAGGATGAGTTTGAAGTGATCTACATCAAGGACCCAACATCCTACGATGAGCCAGATGTGAGTTATCTAGTGCATGATTATGGTGAACTGCCATGGCCAGTGCATTACTATGATGAAGGTTACTCACTTCCAAAGGAGTTGGAACATAGTGTTCTTAATTATCATTACTATAATCCTACTATGACGTTTCGAAGATGTCTACTTATTGCTTTTGACCGAGATGGGAGTATTGTCAGGAAAACTTTTCAACCGACTTTTGATGACAAAGTGTTTCCCTTTTATGCTGGTGGTTTGGAAAAGGAGTTCTTGTATCAGTTAAATATATGTTTCGGGTGGAACTACTGGAATCATTTGAGCAAGAAGAAAAATCCTATCTACAAAAGGGCACAATAG
- the LOC141690136 gene encoding putative nucleoredoxin 1 isoform X1 — protein sequence MNFVSMGCSSFPGGYVSEIMIPGLKIGPLNELSGGFMRIRYNSSVKAACSGSYNFPNQFFCLAIQTKEYPKSSFCKVKVARKKGSGLYPLMSRTSYVKKRMEIETQDEEGFSDVKEGDIINLSDLIFSEDRDYLVRYNGQQVKAEELVGKAVLVYFLPVSHDLDFYQENWITYLIDIYNDLLPKNDFEVILVAVDDPSVPATPCCSPTEPYKVFESIFSRVPWTAIPFSNLASRKRIARRFGISEIGFVYSTSVLLDAKGMVLKCDYCWLFGQYGTLGFPFTDERIKFLDSEDDAAINQPSLEALLGSSERDYLITNKGDKVPIHTLKNKVVALYFYEDGLNHNGQSSLADEKLRNKLEMAYKELAKNKEQFEVVLLYLYDTCGTVNCTTEESFWKIFKTMPWLALPFKDPNHKKLIRIFGYPNMLDDGEEAPTLVILGPNGEFVDPCGADILMDFGTPTYPFTRKKLAKLETEKAKELKLEMLWDPNTIFRVNKDGLEIPLSQFFGKRLMIYFEMHKYYQHCEMLGMMKDLYLNMKGTEDEFEVIYIKDPTSYDEPDVSYLVHDYGELPWPVHYYDEGYSLPKELEHSVLNYHYYNPTMTFRRCLLIAFDRDGSIVRKTFQPTFDDKVFPFYAGGLEKEFLYQLNICFGWNYWNHLSKKKNPIYKRAQ from the exons ATGAATTTTGTATCTATGGGATGTTCCTCTTTCCCTGGTGGTTATGTATCCGAGATA ATGATTCCTGGTCTAAAAATTGGACCTTTGAATGAATTATCTGGAGGGTTTATGCGGATCAGATATAATTCTTCAGTCAAGGCTGCTTGCAGTGGGAGCTATAACTTTCCAAACCAGTTTTTCTGTTTAGCAATTCAAACAAAAG AATACCCTAAGAGTAGTTTCTGCAAAGTAAAGGTGGCAAGAAAGAAAGGATCTGGGCTCTATCCATTGATGTCAAGAACAAGTTATGTTAAAAAAAGGATGGAGATAGAGACACAGGATGAGGAAGGGTTTTCAGACGTTAAAGAAGGAGATATTATTAACTTATCGGACCTTATTTTTTCTGAAGATAGGGATTATCTCGTCAGATATAATGGCCAGCAG GTAAAAGCTGAGGAGTTGGTAGGAAAGGCTGTACTTGTATATTTCTTACCAGTCTCCCATGACCTTGATTTTTATCAGGAAAATTGGATAACATACTTGATAGACATCTACAACGATTTACTGCCTAAAAATGACTTTGAAGTCATCCTTGTCGCTGTTGATGATCCATCTGTTCCTGCTACCCCGTGCTGTAGTCCAACCGAACCTTACAAGGTTTTTGAATCTATTTTTTCTCGAGTGCCATGGACTGCAATACCATTTTCAAACTTAGCATCCCGAAAGCGTATAGCAAGAAGATTTGGCATATCAGAAATTGGATTTGTTTACAGTACCTCGGTTTTACTTGATGCAAAAGGTATGGTCCTGAAATGTGATTATTGTTGGCTATTTGGACAATACGGTACCCTAGGTTTTCCATTCACCGATGAAAGAATAAAATTCCTGGATTCTGAAGATGATGCAGCCATTAACCAACCCTCTTTGGAAGCACTCCTCGGCTCTAGTGAACGTGATTATCTCATTACAAACAAAGGGGACAAG GTACCTATTCACACTCTAAAAAACAAGGTGGTAGCCTTATATTTCTATGAAGATGGTTTAAATCATAATGGACAGTCAAGTTTAGCAGATGAGAAACTCAGAAATAAACTTGAGATGGCTTATAAGGAGTTGGCCAAAAATAAGGAACAGTTTGAGGTCGTACTTCTTTACCTTTATGACACTTGTGGTACTGTTAATTGTACTACCGAAGAATCATTCTGGAAAATATTTAAGACTATGCCTTGGTTGGCTCTCCCGTTCAAAGACCCGAATCATAAGAAGTTGATACGGATTTTTGGTTATCCAAATATGTTGGATGATGGGGAAGAAGCCCCTACACTTgttatcttaggccctaatggAGAATTTGTAGATCCGTGTGGAGCTGACATCTTGATGGACTTTGGAACTCCAACATACCCATTCACTCGGAAAAAACTTGCCAAGTTAGAGACTGAAAAAGCAAAGGAACTGAAGTTGGAGATGCTCTGGGATCCAAACACGATTTTTAGAGTCAACAAAGATGGGTTGGAG ATTCCGTTATCTCAATTTTTCGGGAAGAGGCTCATGATATATTTTGAGATGCACAAGTACTATCAACATTGTGAAATGCTCGGGATGATGAAGGACCTATATCTCAATATGAAAGGTACAGAGGATGAGTTTGAAGTGATCTACATCAAGGACCCAACATCCTACGATGAGCCAGATGTGAGTTATCTAGTGCATGATTATGGTGAACTGCCATGGCCAGTGCATTACTATGATGAAGGTTACTCACTTCCAAAGGAGTTGGAACATAGTGTTCTTAATTATCATTACTATAATCCTACTATGACGTTTCGAAGATGTCTACTTATTGCTTTTGACCGAGATGGGAGTATTGTCAGGAAAACTTTTCAACCGACTTTTGATGACAAAGTGTTTCCCTTTTATGCTGGTGGTTTGGAAAAGGAGTTCTTGTATCAGTTAAATATATGTTTCGGGTGGAACTACTGGAATCATTTGAGCAAGAAGAAAAATCCTATCTACAAAAGGGCACAATAG
- the LOC141693118 gene encoding putative flavin-containing monooxygenase 1 produces the protein MAIFSKIGIIGAGISGIAAAKQLAEYNPVVFEATESLGGVWKHCSFRSTKLQTPRCDYEFSDFPWTERDNTSFPTYQEILDYLYLYANNFDVLKFVKFNSKVVEIRFVGDRETPDSGGKMGKYGRLLSTGNPFWEVAVQTSESDIQLYEFEFIVVCTGKYGDIPKIPSFPQNKGPEVFKGKVMHSVEYSKLDEEASVDLLKDNKVVVVGYKKSAIDLAVECAEANQGPEGKPCTMIVRTLHWTVPHYSIWGLPFYMFYSTRFSQFFHERPNQSLLKTLLCHLSTPVRRAISKTIESYLAWKLPLNKYGLKPDHPFEEDYASCQMAILPENFFSEADKGKILFKRASRWWFWEGGVEFEDGTRLEADVVFLATGFDGRKKLKAILPDPFRGLMEFPSGMMPLYRGTIHPFIPNMAFVGYVESVSNLHTAEIRCKWLARLVGDHFKLPSVEKMLEQVTTENEIMKKTTRFYQRNCISTFSINHSDEICEEMGWRSWRKKNWLAEAFSPYNSQDYEEQE, from the exons ATGGCTATTTTCTCTAAGATTGGCATTATAGGAGCTGGAATTAGCGGCATAGCGGCCGCTAAACAGCTAGCCGAATATAACCCGGTGGTTTTTGAGGCCACGGAATCTCTTGGAGGAGTGTGGAAACACTGCTCTTTTAGGTCCACTAAGCTTCAAACTCCTCGGTGTGATTACGAGTTCTCGGATTTTCCATGGACAGAAAGAGATAACACGAGTTTTCCAACTTATCAAGAGATTTTGGACTACCTTTATTTGTATGCTAACAACTTTGATGTGTTGAAGTTTGTTAAGTTTAATTCAAAGGTTGTCGAAATCCGCTTTGTTGGTGATCGGGAAACCCCTGACTCTGGTGGTAAAATGGGGAAGTATGGACGTTTACTTTCTACCGGCAACCCATTTTGGGAAGTTGCCGTGCAGACTAGTGAATCAGACATTCAG TTGTATGAGTTTGAGTTCATCGTGGTATGTACCGGAAAGTACGGGGACATACCCAAGATACCTTCATTCCCCCAAAACAAAGGGCCGGAAGTATTTAAAGGAAAGGTGATGCATTCCGTTGAATACAGCAAATTGGATGAAGAAGCCTCTGTGGATCTACTCAAAGACAACAAGGTCGTCGTAGTTGGCTACAAGAAATCTGCCATCGATTTGGCTGTGGAATGTGCTGAAGCAAACCAAG GACCAGAAGGAAAACCATGCACCATGATTGTCCGGACCTTGCACTGGACAGTGCCTCACTACTCAATCTGGGGATTACCATTTTACATGTTCTATTCCACAAGATTTTCTCAGTTCTTCCATGAAAGGCCTAATCAAAGCCTTCTAAAGACCCTCCTCTGTCACCTATCAACTCCTGTG AGGAGAGCAATTTCAAAAACGATCGAGTCTTATTTGGCATGGAAGCTTCCGTTGAACAAGTATGGGTTGAAACCAGATCATCCTTTTGAGGAAGACTATGCGTCGTGTCAAATGGCAATTTTGCCTGAAAATTTCTTCTCTGAGGCAGACAAGGGGAAGATCTTGTTCAAAAGAGCGTCAAGGTGGTGGTTCTGGGAAGGAGGAGTTGAATTTGAAGATGGCACCAGACTGGAGGCTGATGTTGTGTTTCTTGCTACTGGTTTTGATGGAAGGAAAAAACTGAAAGCTATATTACCTGATCCTTTCCGTGGTTTGATGGAGTTTCCATCAGGCATGATGCCCTTGTATAG GGGTACGATCCATCCTTTCATTCCAAACATGGCTTTTGTGGGATATGTGGAGAGTGTTTCGAACTTGCACACTGCAGAGATACGATGCAAATGGCTGGCTCGGCTTGTGGGGGATCACTTTAAGCTACCAAGTGTGGAGAAGATGCTTGAGCAAGTAACCACGGAGAATGAAATTATGAAAAAGACAACTAGATTTTACCAAAGGAACTGCATATCTACTTTCAGTATTAACCACAGTGATGAAATATGTGAAGAGATGGGTTGGCGCTCATGGAGGAAGAAGAACTGGCTAGCTGAAGCATTTAGCCCTTACAACAGTCAAGATTACGAAGAGCAAGAGTGA